TTGGCTGTGCGGATGGTAGGGTTTGGGATGTAATCGCGCCCGAAAGCCCCAAAACTCCACCACTTTTTCCTTTTGCCTTTCTACTTTTTCCTTGAGGAACGTTTATGGCTTCGCGGTTTTATGCGTTGGTGTTTGTGGCTCTGACTGGAGTTTTGGGCATGGTGTCGCCGCCTGATTTAGCTTTGATGACGGTGCTGGCGCAAACAGCAGAGGAGCGCAAGGCGGAAGAAGATCGAGTCTTAAAGTCATGTCGCGATAATTTGAATGCTCAAAAGTTTCAAGAGGGATTATTGGCTTGTCAGGCGGCGTTAGAGGATTTCAAAAAAACTGATAACTTGAGGGGACAGGGACTTACTCTTAACAATATCGGTGTTGCCTATAACGCTCTCAATCAATATCAAAAAGCGATTGATAATTTACAACAAGCTTTAAAGATCGTAAGGGAAGTCAAAGATCAACGAATTGAAAGACTAGCTGTTGGCAATCTGGCAACTAGCTACGAAAAGCTGGGTAACTTTGACAAAGCGATCGAGTTCCATCTGCAAAGCTTAGCTATTACGAGAGAACTCAAAGACCGTAGCGGTGAGGGAAATGCGCTGGGGAATTTGGGAAACGCTTACTATGATCTCGACAAATATGACAAAGTGATCGAGTTCCAACTGCAAAGATTAGCTATTACAAGAGAACTCAAAGACCGTAGCGGTGAGGGAAATGCGCTGGGGGATTTGGGAAACGCTTACCTAGCCCTCGGCAAATATGACAAAGCGATCGAGTTCCATTTGCAAGACTTAGCGATCACGCGGGAAATCAAAGACCGTCGCAGTGAGGGACAGTCGCTGGGAAATCTGGGAGTCGCTTACGATTACCTCGGCAAATATGACAAAGCGATCGAGTTCCATCTGCAAAGTTTAGAAATCAAGCGGAAAATCAAAGACCGTCTCGGTGAGGGAAATTCACTAGGAAATCTGGGAAGCGCTTACCTAGCCCTCGGCAAATATGACAAAGCGATCGAGTTCCATCTGCAAAGATTAGCGATCGCGCGGGAAATCAAAGACCGTCGTGGTGAGGGGCGGTCGCTCGGAAATCTAGGACTCGCTTACGATTTACTCGGCAAATATGACAAAGCGATCGAGTTTCATCTGCAAAGCATAGAAATCAGGCGGGAAATTAAAGACCGTAGCGGTGAGGGAAATGCACTGGGAAATCTGGGAGTCGCTTACCGAAACCTCGGCAAATATGACAAATCAATCGAGTTACATCTGCAAAGCTTAGAGATCGCGAGGGAAATCAAAAACCGTCAAGGCGAGGGAAATGCGCTAGGAAGTCTTGGAATCGCTTACTATTCCCTTGGCAAATATGACAAAGCGATCGAGTTACATCTGCAAAGCTTAGAGATCGCGAGAGAAATCAAAAACCGTCAAGGTGAGGGAAATGCGCTGGGAGGGCTGGGAAACGCATACTATTCCCTTAGCAAATACGACAAAGCGATTGAGAACTATCTAGAATGGTTAGCAATTGCGCGGGAAACCAAAGACCGTCGCAGTGAGGGAACTGCGCTCGGAAATCTTGGAGTCGCTTACGATTCCCTCGGCAAATATGACAAAGTGATCGAATTCCAAATGCAATGGTTAGCGATCGCACAGGAAATCAAAGACCGTCGCAGTGAGGGAACGGCGCTGAATAATTTAGCCGTTGCCTACGGAAAACTAAATCGCGATCGCGAAGCGATGATTTATTATCAGCAAGCATTGAGCATTGCTAGAGAAATTGGCGATCGAGGGAGTGAAGGTTTAACTCTCGCAAATTTAGGAGATGTATTATCCAAAGCCAAACGACCCGAACTAGCGATTCTCTTTTACAAACAATCGATCAATGTCCGCGAAGCCATCCGCAAAGACATCAGCAAACTCGATAAGGACATCCAAAAATCCTACTTAGCCACAGTCGAATCTACCTACCGCAACCTCGCCGATCTCCTGCTCAAAGAAGACCGCATCCTCGAATCACAACAAGTCCTCGACCTCCTCAAAGTCCAAGAACTCAGCGACTACTTTAAAACTGTGCGCGGCAACAACCAAACCTCCCAAGGAGTCGATCTGCAACGTCCCGAACAAAACATTATTGCCCTTGCCACCGAACTCAACCAACTGCAACAAAAAGACCGAGAAGGCAAACTAGACCAAACAGAAGCACAACGCCTTGCCCAACTTGTCCGAGCCGAACGCGACCAAAATAAACAATTTAACTCCTTCCTCGATAGCCCCGAAATCAAGAAGCTCATCACCGAACTGCGCCGCGTTGAAGACAATCAAAACGTTGACGTAGCTAAGTATCGCAAATTACAAAAAGATCTTCTTTCGCAATTTCCTAAAGCTGTCCTTCTCTATCCCCTCATTCTCGAAGATCGCCTAGAGCTAGTTATCCTCAACGCCAACACCCCACCACTGCGGCGCACCGTCAACATCAAACGCGAAGATCTTAATGAAGCAATAATTACCTTATTGATCGAACTAAGAGACAAAACCCTATCACCCGAAGTCAAGGAAAACTCACAGAAGCTTTATAACATCCTGATCAAGCCCTTTGAAGCTGAACTTGCCCAACTTAACATCGACACGATTATCTATGCCCCAGACGGACAACTGCGCTATATTCCCCTTGGCAGTCTCCATGACGGTAAACAATGGCTAGTCGAGAAATATCGGATTAATAACATCACCGCCGAATCCTTGACCGCCTTTAACAGCAAACCTATAACCAATCCGCGCATCTTTGCAGGTGCATTTGGAGGCAAAGGTGGCGAAATTCGTGCAGGTTTTAGCGGATTACCCGCAACTATCAACGAAGTCCAAAAAATTGCTAGCCAATTTCCAAACACCACCAAACTCATTGAAAAGGAATTTACCAAGAGCATTACTGAAGACAGAGCAAACTCCTATACGATTTTGCATTTAGCTACCCACGGAAAGCTAGCAGTCGGTACACCCGAAGATTCTTTTATTCTGTTTGGCAATGGCGAAAAAGTAACTATTAGCGAACTTAAGGACTGGAATTTAAGCAATATAGATCTAGTGGTGCTAAGTGCCTGTCAGACAGCATTGGGTAGCAAGTTAGGCACAGGAATTGAGGTCTTAGGTTTGGGCTATCAAATGCAAGCGGCAGGTGCGAGAGTGGCGATCGCCTCACTGTGGGAAGTTAGTGACGATGGAACCCAAGCACTGATGGAAGCATTTTATGCCGAATTAAAAAAAGGCAATGTCACGGTAACAGAAGCATTGCGCCGCGCTCAAGTGACCATGATCAAGTCTGGTAAATACAATCATCCCTTCTACTGGTCAGCATTTTTTGCGATCGGGAATGGGTTGTAATAAGAAAACATCTAAAAATTGTTGCAAATTCTGTAACCGCTATAGTAATCGTTTAACCTTGATCGTAATCTAGTGAAAATCTAATCTTAAAACTGAAAGAGAAAGCTATGCCAGTCAAAACGTGGAAAGCTCTAATCGGATTTGTACTTGGGATCGCGATCGCCTCTTTAAGCGGGATCATCATACAGAGTCCATCGGAGGCGCAATCGCTGGAGGATTTACTAACGCAAGAGGCGATCGCCCCTGCCCAGATTAATCAGACGCAAACCCTGAACACCGATCCTAACGGCTTTGTTCCTAGACTATTGCGCCAATCGGATCAGCCTAGTTCTAATCGTGGCGTGATCGGAGCAGACCAGCGCCAACCCATGATGAGCCGAGATTATCCTTGGTCTACCGTGGGTAAGGTTATAGGACTGACTGATAAAAATGAAAAATATGCTTGCACAGGAACCTTGATTGGAGATTACCATGTGTTAACCAATTCTCACTGTGTTTATGATCGGGGCAAGTTAGCCAAGAAAATGATCTTTTTACCCAACTTAATCAATGGAAGGCTACGAAGGAAGACAGACTATGCCGTGGTAAA
This genomic stretch from Pseudanabaena galeata CCNP1313 harbors:
- a CDS encoding CHAT domain-containing protein gives rise to the protein MASRFYALVFVALTGVLGMVSPPDLALMTVLAQTAEERKAEEDRVLKSCRDNLNAQKFQEGLLACQAALEDFKKTDNLRGQGLTLNNIGVAYNALNQYQKAIDNLQQALKIVREVKDQRIERLAVGNLATSYEKLGNFDKAIEFHLQSLAITRELKDRSGEGNALGNLGNAYYDLDKYDKVIEFQLQRLAITRELKDRSGEGNALGDLGNAYLALGKYDKAIEFHLQDLAITREIKDRRSEGQSLGNLGVAYDYLGKYDKAIEFHLQSLEIKRKIKDRLGEGNSLGNLGSAYLALGKYDKAIEFHLQRLAIAREIKDRRGEGRSLGNLGLAYDLLGKYDKAIEFHLQSIEIRREIKDRSGEGNALGNLGVAYRNLGKYDKSIELHLQSLEIAREIKNRQGEGNALGSLGIAYYSLGKYDKAIELHLQSLEIAREIKNRQGEGNALGGLGNAYYSLSKYDKAIENYLEWLAIARETKDRRSEGTALGNLGVAYDSLGKYDKVIEFQMQWLAIAQEIKDRRSEGTALNNLAVAYGKLNRDREAMIYYQQALSIAREIGDRGSEGLTLANLGDVLSKAKRPELAILFYKQSINVREAIRKDISKLDKDIQKSYLATVESTYRNLADLLLKEDRILESQQVLDLLKVQELSDYFKTVRGNNQTSQGVDLQRPEQNIIALATELNQLQQKDREGKLDQTEAQRLAQLVRAERDQNKQFNSFLDSPEIKKLITELRRVEDNQNVDVAKYRKLQKDLLSQFPKAVLLYPLILEDRLELVILNANTPPLRRTVNIKREDLNEAIITLLIELRDKTLSPEVKENSQKLYNILIKPFEAELAQLNIDTIIYAPDGQLRYIPLGSLHDGKQWLVEKYRINNITAESLTAFNSKPITNPRIFAGAFGGKGGEIRAGFSGLPATINEVQKIASQFPNTTKLIEKEFTKSITEDRANSYTILHLATHGKLAVGTPEDSFILFGNGEKVTISELKDWNLSNIDLVVLSACQTALGSKLGTGIEVLGLGYQMQAAGARVAIASLWEVSDDGTQALMEAFYAELKKGNVTVTEALRRAQVTMIKSGKYNHPFYWSAFFAIGNGL
- a CDS encoding trypsin-like serine peptidase, whose product is MPVKTWKALIGFVLGIAIASLSGIIIQSPSEAQSLEDLLTQEAIAPAQINQTQTLNTDPNGFVPRLLRQSDQPSSNRGVIGADQRQPMMSRDYPWSTVGKVIGLTDKNEKYACTGTLIGDYHVLTNSHCVYDRGKLAKKMIFLPNLINGRLRRKTDYAVVKEVFAGTKNSENNSADDWAILLLNKPLGEKYGYLRWKSLSLSVLQDYKKKLFVTGYSVDYPDPKRYADLQAGKGETAGVHIGCSVVGELDGMFVHDCDTNSGASGSALIGKIDGAYHIVGLHAAGLKSRTGKGIENYAVQISRIEAELKKRMGK